From the Paenibacillus sp. R14(2021) genome, the window TCGAAATGCCGTTCAGCTTCGCCCAGTCGATGTCGAGCGGAAGCATCCTCACGTACGGAAAGTTGTTCGCCTTCCCGTACTGCTCCGGCGAATAGCCGCCCGCGCTGTTGAAGCCCCATTTCTTAAGCCGTCCGACCGCTTCCGCATAGAAGGCGGCGTCCGCCTTGAACTTCCCCGTCTTTCTGTATTTGTTCGCCATGTAGAACGAAAAGCTGCCGGGATCGGACGGCACGAACGCCGGCTGGTAGGTGCCCTCGTACAAGGGGATGGATTCGAACTGCTGCTCCCGGCCTTCCACCTTCGTGTACGTCTCGTCGGCATGGATCCCGTTCATCCCGAGACTGAAGAAGATGTCGCCGTCCGGCGTCTTCAGCACCTTGCGGCTGCCGAGCGTCTGGACCGCGAAATACCCGGTGCCCCGGATGCCGTACTTGGCCGAGCTGCCGGCAAGCCCGCCGTAGCGGTCCAGATTCGCCGGCGGATGCAGGCTTTCGTAATAGGACGCGTCCGCGGCGGCGTCCGCTTGAAGCTGCTCCGCGCTCGTCACCTTTTCGGGAAAATTCGCGGCAACCATTTGGCCGAACGCGTCGACCGCGAAATCGGCGCTTCCGTTAAGCTTGTACTTCCGCACGGGGCTTGGCTCCCTGCCGTCCTTGACGGCATAGGCTTCCAGCATCGTATACCCGGTCAGCTTAAGCGGCTCGGAGTAAGGCAAGAACGCGGCGGCGCCGTCCTTGCGGTAATAGATTCGGGCCCCTTGCGATAGCGAGGACAGCTCGACCTGAAGCGTGCCCGCAGACCGGGCGGACTTGATATCGACGGACGCGGTGCCCCGATTGATCAGCACCTTCGATAGCTGAGGCGACCAGGGCTTGGCCGCGCCGCGCAGCTCGATTTTCAAGTATCTCGTGCGCGGCGGCAGCGAATACGACTCGTCGGCGTATTGCTGCCAATTGCCTGCCGGGACGCCGACCGGATAGGAGCTGACGGAAACGCTCGTATAGGTTTTTCCGTCCGCTGAAGCGTAATAGCGGCTCTTCTCCATGGCAATCCCGGCGAAATAGTAGCTGGCGGCATGAAAGGAGGTCATGACGTACCCGGTATGGTACACGGCGCTTCCCGGCGAAGCCGTCGATCGCGTGACCCGTTTCGCATCCCCGCCGAAGTATGCGGGATGGTTCGTGGCGATGTAAATATTCGAGCGGCCGTAGAGCCGTTTCAAATCATCGAGCGGGTCGATCAGCCCCGCGTCGGACAAACTTCCGGGGACCGCCTTCATCGCCAAATCGATCAAGGCGGCCGCCTCTTGGCGGGTCATGGCAGCGCGAGGCCTATATACCCAGCTTCCGGCGCTTTGTTTGGCGTCTACCCCATGCCACCCATGGGCAATCACGCTGCCGACTCCCTCCGCCGCCCAGACGTCCGGCTTCTCGCTCAACTTCGGCAGGGCCCCCGCGGACAGTCCGCGCTGCTTGGCATACCGCCACACCATGACTGCGGCTTCTTCGCGCTTCACCGGCATATTCGGCGAAAACGCCGTGGCGGAGGTGCCGTTGACGACGCCCGCCTTGAAGGCGGCGCGCACGTAAGGCGCGGCCCAGTGGTCCTTCAGGTCCGTGAACGGCATCTTGCCGCCCGGATCCTTCAACTGGAACGCAAGCGCGACGAATTTGGCGAACTGGCCGCGTGTCAAGGTCTGTTCCGGGCCGAATAAGCCTTTGGCGACACCTTCCACGACGCCAAGCTCGCTCAAATCATGAATGTAGGCCAGGTATGGACTTGAATCGGAAACATCTTTATATTCCGATGCGGCGGCACGCGCCTCCGCCCCTGACAAGGCGGCAAGTGCGATCATCGCCGTTAATGCGATTGCTGATTTTTTCATTTCGGCTCCTTTCACGCTGGATCAATTATCCAATTACAGCATTCGCGGCGCCGTCCGGAATTGGGACGTTGGCAGAAATGAAAAATCGCTCATCTTTGCTGCCGGCCCAAAAGAAAGAAGCCGGTTGCTCCTCTGCAGGAATAATCGGCTTCGTATTTCGGCTTCGCCGCAGGCGGATCAGCATTCCGCCGACGTGAGCTCGTTCGTGAACATCCGTTTGTAATCGCCGGGCGACATCTTGCCAGATCCCGCGGGCGCGTAATGGAACTGCAGCGCGCGGCGCCGCTTGGACGTCGCCGGTCTCGACGGGATCGGTCAGGCACCTTTCCAGGGAATCGGCTTAGAGCGTTTGCGGCATCCGCCATGCGCCGGAAGAGCCGAACTCGCGAATCTTGCTCCGAACGCTGCGCTTCACCGCATCCCGTCCCGCGCCTAAATACTTGCGCGGATCATATTCGTCGCCATGCTCCGCCAGATAAGCGCGAACGGCAGCGGTATTCGCCATTTGGTTCTCAGTGTTGACGTTGATTTTGGCGGTGCCGAGCGATATCGCCCGGCGGATTTGCTCGGTCGGCAGGCCGCTGCCGCCGTGCAGCACGAGAGGCAGCCCGGTCAAGCGGCCGATCTGCTCCATCCGCTCGAACCCGAGCCGCGGCTCGCCCCGGTAAGGTCCATGCACGGAGCCGAGCGCAGGCGCCAGGCAGTCGATGCCCGTCTCCTTCGCAAGCCGCACGCATTCCTCCGGCACCGCATACATCGCTTCCGCCTCGTCGACGACGAGATCGTCTTCCCGTCCGCCGATGCGTCCGAGCTCGGCCTCGACGGTGACGTCGAACCGATGCGCTTCCCGAACGACCTTCTGGGTGATGCGGATATTCTCCTCCAGCCCATGATGGGAAGCATCGATCATGACGGACGTGAAGCCCGCGTGAATCGCTTCGGCGCATACCTCGTAAGATGTGCCGTGATCCAAATGCAGCGCGACCGGAACCGATATGCGGTAATAATCCACGAGCGAACGCACGATGCCCGCAATGCAGGATAGACCGCCCATGTAAGCGATATAGCCCTCGCTGAGGCCAAGAATGACCGGTGCCCGTTCCTCTTCCGCCGCCTGCAGAATCGCTTGCGTAAACTCTAGATTATTCAGGTTGAACTGACCCACGGCGTAGCGGCCGGCAACGGCTTGATTCAACATGTCCTTCATGGAAACCATGGCCATTTTGTTCATCTCCTTTCATTGGATCGGACGCGCCGAAGCGCAGCCCGATCCTGCTTAGCAATCACGCTTACCAGCGGGAGGTCATCATTTTCTTCCGGGTGTAGAATTCCACGCCGTCCGTACCGTTCGCATGCAAATCGCCGTAGAACGATTTCTTCCAGCCCGAGAACGGGAAGAACGCCATCGGCGCAGGTACACCGAGATTCACGCCCAGCATACCGGCTTCGATCGTCTCTCGGAATTGGCGAACATGGCTGCCGTTCTGGGTGAAGAGGCAGGCGCCGTTCGCGAATTCCGAGCGGTTCGCAAGCTCGACCGCTTCCTCGAGGCTGTCCACCCGCACGATGGAGAGCACCGGCGCGAAGATTTCGTCCTTCCAGATCTTCATCTCGCTCGTGACGTGATCGAAGATCGTCGGACCGACGAAATAGCCGTCGCCGCTTGCGGCCGCGTCCTTACGGCCATCTCGGATCAGCACCGCTCCCTCTTGCTCGCCGGAGGCGATATAACCGAGCGTGCGTTCCTTGTGCTGACTCCGGATGACTGGGCCGAGGAACACGCCTTTCTCCGCACCGTTGCCGATTGTAATGTTGTCCGCAGCGGCTGTCAGTTTGGCGATCAGCGTATCCGCTGCTTCTCCGACGGCGACGACGACGGCACAGGCCATGCACCGTTCGCCCGCCGAGCCGAAAGCTGCGTTGACGATTTGCGTGACGGTGTTGTCCATGTCCGCATCCGGCATGACGATGGTGTGATTCTTCGCGCCGGCCAGCGCCTGCACCCTTTTACCGTGCGACGTGCCGGTTTTGTACACATACTCGGCAACCGGCTGGGACCCGACGAACGAGATCGCCGTCACGTCCGGATGCTCGAGCAGGCCGTTCACGACCTCATGGGCGCCGTGCACGAGATTCAATACGCCGTCAGGCAGGCCTGCTTCCTTGAACAGCTCGGCCAGACGGTTCGCCAGCAGCGGCGTACGCTCGGACGGCTTGAGCACGAACGTATTTCCGCAGGCAATCGCGAGCGGGAACATCCAGCAGGGGACCATCATCGGGAAATTGAACGGCGTAATGCCGCCGACAACGCCGATCGGATAGCGGTACATCGCTGACTCCACATTCGTTGCAATATCAGGCAGATGACTGCCCATCATCAGAGAAGGAGCACCGGCCGCGAATTCCACGCATTCGATGCCGCGCAGCACCTCGCCGTGCGCTTCGTGGTAGCTCTTGCCGTTCTCCAGC encodes:
- a CDS encoding S-layer homology domain-containing protein, with the translated sequence MKKSAIALTAMIALAALSGAEARAAASEYKDVSDSSPYLAYIHDLSELGVVEGVAKGLFGPEQTLTRGQFAKFVALAFQLKDPGGKMPFTDLKDHWAAPYVRAAFKAGVVNGTSATAFSPNMPVKREEAAVMVWRYAKQRGLSAGALPKLSEKPDVWAAEGVGSVIAHGWHGVDAKQSAGSWVYRPRAAMTRQEAAALIDLAMKAVPGSLSDAGLIDPLDDLKRLYGRSNIYIATNHPAYFGGDAKRVTRSTASPGSAVYHTGYVMTSFHAASYYFAGIAMEKSRYYASADGKTYTSVSVSSYPVGVPAGNWQQYADESYSLPPRTRYLKIELRGAAKPWSPQLSKVLINRGTASVDIKSARSAGTLQVELSSLSQGARIYYRKDGAAAFLPYSEPLKLTGYTMLEAYAVKDGREPSPVRKYKLNGSADFAVDAFGQMVAANFPEKVTSAEQLQADAAADASYYESLHPPANLDRYGGLAGSSAKYGIRGTGYFAVQTLGSRKVLKTPDGDIFFSLGMNGIHADETYTKVEGREQQFESIPLYEGTYQPAFVPSDPGSFSFYMANKYRKTGKFKADAAFYAEAVGRLKKWGFNSAGGYSPEQYGKANNFPYVRMLPLDIDWAKLNGISIFDIFAPGAETKIDQAFAKALPANNNDRMLIGYFMGNEYDFHKFYDVVPKLKASSAAIKGRFVKMLKDKYQRIDAFNSAWGTSFASFNDLQEAELPVKTSPSWKDMDMFFRYYLDTFYGTVSRIYRKYDPNHLLLGDRWITSSFHNPKFRDVMAEVEGKYTDVISINYYSYKIEADMLADVYARSGGKPILFSEFGYGTAEQGLAPLLPNAAVNQFQRGMRYRNYVEGAAGLGYVVGAHWFNYVDQAGSGRYWQGVGDWAEHYNTGLLNVADRPYKSFLSGAMQTNYEIYKVLLGERPKFYYDFNKP
- the fba gene encoding class II fructose-1,6-bisphosphate aldolase; this encodes MAMVSMKDMLNQAVAGRYAVGQFNLNNLEFTQAILQAAEEERAPVILGLSEGYIAYMGGLSCIAGIVRSLVDYYRISVPVALHLDHGTSYEVCAEAIHAGFTSVMIDASHHGLEENIRITQKVVREAHRFDVTVEAELGRIGGREDDLVVDEAEAMYAVPEECVRLAKETGIDCLAPALGSVHGPYRGEPRLGFERMEQIGRLTGLPLVLHGGSGLPTEQIRRAISLGTAKINVNTENQMANTAAVRAYLAEHGDEYDPRKYLGAGRDAVKRSVRSKIREFGSSGAWRMPQTL
- a CDS encoding CoA-acylating methylmalonate-semialdehyde dehydrogenase, with amino-acid sequence MSHTSTPERIRNFIGGEWVASSSEKTEPVYNPATEEIIAHVPLSSREDLDQAVQQAKNSFKAWSKTPVPRRARILFNYQQLLIKHWDELARIVTLENGKSYHEAHGEVLRGIECVEFAAGAPSLMMGSHLPDIATNVESAMYRYPIGVVGGITPFNFPMMVPCWMFPLAIACGNTFVLKPSERTPLLANRLAELFKEAGLPDGVLNLVHGAHEVVNGLLEHPDVTAISFVGSQPVAEYVYKTGTSHGKRVQALAGAKNHTIVMPDADMDNTVTQIVNAAFGSAGERCMACAVVVAVGEAADTLIAKLTAAADNITIGNGAEKGVFLGPVIRSQHKERTLGYIASGEQEGAVLIRDGRKDAAASGDGYFVGPTIFDHVTSEMKIWKDEIFAPVLSIVRVDSLEEAVELANRSEFANGACLFTQNGSHVRQFRETIEAGMLGVNLGVPAPMAFFPFSGWKKSFYGDLHANGTDGVEFYTRKKMMTSRW